The following coding sequences lie in one Halictus rubicundus isolate RS-2024b unplaced genomic scaffold, iyHalRubi1_principal scaffold0499, whole genome shotgun sequence genomic window:
- the LOC143364362 gene encoding uncharacterized protein LOC143364362 — KKEEKGRAPSCRKRKKLRDSDKKAGKEGRREEKKRNEKKKKRKKALLEKAKRQIDRQRKRKKRPGKEK; from the exons agaaaaaggaggaaaaggGGCGAGCGCCATCGtgcaggaaaagaaagaagctcaGAGACAGTGACAAGAAGGCAGGTAAAGAAGGTAgacgagaagagaagaaaagaaatga gaaaaagaagaaaaggaaaaaagccCTTTTAGAAAAAGCAAAAAGACAGATAGATCGCCagagaaaacgaaagaagagGCCAGGCAAGGAAAAATAG